From a single Nitrogeniibacter mangrovi genomic region:
- the xseB gene encoding exodeoxyribonuclease VII small subunit yields MAKSAKTPRNFEAAIAQLEEIVAAMESRELPLEEALDHYQNGIGLLRYCQDTLSRAETRIEALEADTDEGDAES; encoded by the coding sequence ATGGCCAAATCGGCGAAAACACCCAGGAATTTCGAGGCCGCCATCGCCCAGCTCGAAGAAATCGTCGCGGCGATGGAGTCTCGCGAACTCCCCCTTGAAGAGGCGCTCGACCACTACCAGAACGGCATTGGCCTGCTACGCTACTGTCAGGATACGCTCTCCCGTGCCGAGACGCGCATCGAGGCCCTGGAAGCGGACACCGACGAGGGCGACGCCGAATCATGA
- a CDS encoding polyprenyl synthetase family protein, whose product MTDARFADWMRDVQQRTEVALGRTLPPNNVVPDRLHEAMRYACLEGGKRIRPLLAHAAGAVTGAPPEVLDKVACAVELIHAYSLVHDDMPCMDDDTLRRGKPTVHVEYDEATALLVGDALQSLAFQQLAEPGLIPDAGRHIEMVHHLAIAAGSRGMAGGQAIDLQSVGQMLTREALEVMHVHKTGALIRAAVCLGAQAGGHCHGDVLRSLDHFSRRVGLLFQVVDDILDTESDTATLGKTAGKDAENDKPTYVTILGLDEARRLSLELEAEALELLSSLDGRADRMRELTRYIVHRRF is encoded by the coding sequence ATGACCGACGCACGTTTTGCCGACTGGATGCGCGATGTGCAACAGCGCACGGAAGTCGCCTTGGGACGCACCCTGCCCCCAAACAATGTGGTCCCCGACCGGCTCCATGAAGCGATGCGCTACGCCTGCCTCGAAGGCGGGAAACGCATCCGCCCGTTACTCGCCCACGCGGCGGGCGCCGTCACCGGCGCGCCCCCGGAAGTGCTCGACAAGGTGGCCTGTGCGGTCGAACTGATTCATGCCTACTCGCTGGTCCATGACGACATGCCGTGCATGGACGACGACACCCTGCGCCGCGGCAAACCGACGGTCCACGTGGAATACGATGAGGCCACCGCGCTGCTGGTCGGTGACGCCCTCCAGTCGCTGGCGTTCCAGCAGCTTGCCGAGCCCGGCCTGATCCCGGATGCCGGCCGCCACATCGAGATGGTGCATCATCTGGCGATCGCGGCCGGTTCGCGCGGCATGGCCGGCGGCCAGGCCATCGACCTGCAGTCGGTCGGCCAGATGCTCACGCGCGAGGCGCTCGAAGTCATGCATGTCCACAAGACCGGGGCCCTGATCCGCGCCGCCGTGTGCCTCGGGGCGCAGGCGGGCGGACATTGCCACGGCGATGTGCTCCGGTCCCTGGACCATTTTTCGCGACGCGTGGGACTGCTGTTCCAGGTCGTCGACGACATTCTCGACACCGAGTCCGACACCGCCACGCTGGGCAAGACCGCCGGCAAAGATGCGGAAAACGACAAACCCACCTACGTGACGATTCTCGGCCTGGACGAAGCGCGCCGCCTGAGCCTCGAGCTGGAGGCAGAGGCGCTTGAGCTGCTGTCGTCGCTCGACGGCCGGGCCGACCGGATGCGCGAGCTGACCCGGTACATCGTTCACCGCCGCTTCTGA